CTCACTAATTGCTCAGAGGAATTGGAAGATATTTCAAACATGAAATTTCACCAAAGGACTTTTACGTACCTAGAGATTTTGCTTGATTGCTTTAACCATAACAGACTCTGAACCTGTGTAATTAACTTGCTTGGCTGGTTACAGCACAAACTGGAATGGGATTCTCAGCATTTGAATTTGCAagccctgtgctgcagccagTTTACCTTATTTTGTGAAAGTGTTTCAGCTTCTGGTTCTTCTACCCTCTGATACATCAATTTAGGCATGTCAGAGCCAGTAAGTTTTCTCTATTTATAAcctattttccttcctttttggTGTAGGAGCTGGTAATTATTTCCCAGCCAAGGCCTACTGATGAGGAGAACATAGATGATGGTTTAAACAGTGGTCCTTCTCTTGCATTGAGCGTGTCCTGATTATTTCATGTCCACATAAAGGGAATAGCTAGAAAATCCATTTGCCTGAAGGACAGGGCTACAGTTTCAAGCTACAGGAATATCTGCAGGGGGTTCTGAGTTAGTCTTACGTTGACACAGCGCGATGGTGAGCACCAGCGCGAtgaggagcaggaggcagaggcCTGCCAAGGGAACCCAGATGAAGATGTCACAGAAGAAAGTCAGCTCTTTCTGGCTGATGGTGTCTGCAggaataaagaagaggaaaggtccatgaggtgctgctggctggtGTTACGGCCAACTCTGGTGGAGCAGAGGGATCTACCAAGGGACCTGACCTGGTGAAGGTCAGCTAGCAATGCTGGTGGTGATGCACAGGGCTTCTCCTGGCCCTCCGTGGATGTCTGCAAGTGCCTTTATTAGTCCTGCTGTTCTTAGTGTTTTCCTGGGGACTTGAGGAAGGACACGCAGCCAAAAGTTTTGTCATGTCCCCTGCCAAGGCTAAAACCACACCCTGCCCCCCAgcctctgctctccctccacttctccctgctgtgccGAGGCATAAAACATGCTGGTGCTTTTTAAATCATGCTCTGCCTTTCCCGAGTGCGATGAAACATTGGAGTTTAACCCTTCCAGCTGCACACAGCAAGATATCCAACTCTGATGAAGCTTTCAgcattttccctctcctcccccatcCCAATATCCCTGCAGGGCCCCCTTGGTATCAGTGGAGCAGAGCGCAGcacctcccccctccctccctgcagctgggctACCTGGCTCTGGGGTCGTCACGCAGTTGGTGTTTTCGGTGATGCCACGCGGTGTGGTGGGGGCTGCTGTGGTGATgactataaatgaaaacagaggaatACAGGATATGGTAAGGTAATATAAAACTGCACTCTCCTGCCCTTCTTGTCTCCCACCCCTGCTAGGGCACGGCTGCTTCAGTGGCCAGCGTAGGGCTCAACTCCACTGGAACATCACAGAGTATGTTTTGGCTGGTGAGTTCCCCAGGGAAGTTCTGCCAAGGCACAATAAGGAGTTACAGACTCCTTAGTTTTGCTTTCTGCCACCAAAAGTTCTGGTAGGACTTTGGGGACCTGTGTAAGCTCAGGGAGGAGCGGAGGGAGGTGGACATTACTTTGGTCTTATCCCCTCAGAGCCATGAATGGTGTGGAAAAGAGGGATAGGGAGGTGATGTTGGGTCTGCCTGTTCATCTTTGCCTTTGGGCAGGGCTGATACCATGGGAAGAAACAGCAAGCAGGCAGCTTCTGGCAGGAGAATGTGGTTTGCCTTGAACAAGCAGTCATGGAAATGGGTTATGTGGAAGAGGTGGCTGATTAAAAAGGGCATGGGCAGGGGGTGCTGGACATTTTGGCAGAGCTAAGCAAGGTTGGGTGGAGAAGTTTCTGACCTGGAAAGAAGGCAGGCTGGCCAGGGCTGAAGAACAGCATCTGGTTGCTGTTCATGAGGCAGAAATAGTAGCCCTCATCCTGTGACGTGAAGGACTTCACTGCCAGCTGGTAGAATCTCCCATTTTTTGTTGCCTCATAGCGTGAGGACGTCTGTACATTTCCCTGGAAGGTGACCCGGGGCAGGTAGGAAATGTAGACAATGAAGTGAAGGGTCTGACTCTTGTCCAGATGGACCCAGAATGCGCCGCTGTCCTCCTTGCTGGACTCACACTCAAGCTCCAGTCGCTGTCCCAGCTGGGGATGCGTGATGGTTCTGTCACGAAACCTGATTCTCATGCTGTAGCTCTGGCCCCGGATCCCAGGACAACCTGCAGGAGACAAATCCTCATGGGAACCATCGGGGGAGACATGTGTCCCCTCTGGAAAACCTTGTTCCTTGTCCATGGGTTGTGAGGTCAAATTCCAAGGGAGGACCATGGTGTCCGGCTGACTTGAACTTGGAGTTGTTGCTGGGATCGTGCACAGAGAGCGCTCAGCCCTCCACCACCTGGGCTTTAATGATGGGTGCTGCCCTTCAGAAAAGATTTTCAGCTGCCTCCTCAAAGATGTTACCCCTTCCCAGCCTATCTGAAGTGACTCCCTGAAAACAATGACTAGTAAAGCAccattttcccctttccccaaCCCCACCATAACCACCTCTCCATCTGGGCTCCCTTCCCAGTGTGCACGATGCTGCCGCCACCCCTCCGGCTGCCCTACGCTTGCTGAGACGCTGCCGCCTTTCCCTCTAGAATTACTCAACCAACCTCAAAGGCAGCCTTTTggctttgttcttttattttccctgtaacCATTTAGCCCAATTTCTTGGATGCAGTGGAAGGGGTTTTCTTGCCCTCCCGGTTTCAATGATGCACAACCCTGTGTCCATACTCACAGAGCCCCAGAGCCAGCAGAAGGAGCAGCACTGGAGACCCGACCATCTTCTCCCGGGGGTGGCCGTCCTTGGGGACGATGTGGCGGAGCAAAGACGATCTTTGTTGCTTGACTTGGCGGGCTGTGTCGCTCTTTGGAGAGGATGTGATGTCATCAGGACCCTCTTGGGTAAAGAGAAGGTGTTTGGTATCTGgggcaaaatgaaaataaaggattTGTGAGGAAATTCAGTTCCAGTGAAGGGTTTGGAGTAATTTCTTATGTTTCTTAATGGTTCTTCAAGGATTTTGCCTCAATGCCTTGCCTGGAGATTCAGACTGATGATGGTTGATCCTGAGGTAGGATCAGATACCACAGCCTGCTGTCTCCAAGCCATctggggagctgcagcagccccagctccactgAAGTCATGGACAAGCCCTTTGCTTTGGCTGCAGGTTGCATTTGTTGGCCGGGATTCTGCTGCCGTCACTTGCACACACTCAAGGGGTCTCTTGTGGATGGCAGAACACACCGTATTTTAATAAGAAGCTGCAAGAGGTGTTTCATGGAATCTATCCATGCGTATTTGTTATCTTCGGGTGTGTACATTGCTGACGTGCAGGTGAGTTCTTCAGGTGTTTGATTGTTCTCTTTGCAATTCTGCTGTGCAATTGCTCTGCAAAAACTGCTTTGTGTGAGGCAGCTGGTCCATGATCTGAAACCCACTGAGAAAGTCCCAGACTACAGGGCTAcgcattttttatttgtttcaacatcttgtgcttttcttctgtaaccACAGGAGCTTCCGCCCAGCCCCAAGAGCCCTTGTGTGCCTCACCAGAGAGGGTCCTTGCTGCTGCCTCCAGGTGACCACTGGCACATGGGTCTGGATGGTGCTTCCTGGAGCTTCGCACACACAATAGCAACAGCTTCACCAGACAGCGAGGCACTGGGCTGCTctattgtttatttctttggttTGCACTTCTTGGCTTTCctgctgcttgtttttctgtggGAGGTGTTTCTCCATCACTCCATTGCCAAGAAAGCTCCCTTTTCCGGGGTGTCAGAAACCAAGTGCTGCTGACTTTGATGACGTTGCTATTGTGGCTGCTGCCCAGGCCTGCTGTGATGTGTGAAATCCATATTTTCATGAGGCTGTGAGGCCGACGATGTCTACCTGAAATAGAGCAGattttgtcaaaataaagaGTAACTAGGGTATATTAATTATGATTAATTAAAGAACAATCGAACACCTGAAGAAGTCAGCTGCATCACATCCTCTCCAAAGAGCGACACAGCCCGCCAAGTCAAGCAACAAAGATTGTTTCTGCTCTGCCACATCGTCCCCAAGGACGGCCACCCCCAGGAGAAGATGGTCGGGTCTCCTGTGCTGCTCCTTCTGCTGGCTCTGGGGCTCTGTGAGTATGGACACAGGCTTGTGCATCATTGACACCGGGAGGGCAAGAAAACCCCTTCCACTGCATCCAAGAAATTGGGCTAAATGgttacagggaaaataaaagaacaaagccAAAAGGCTGCCTTTGAGGTTGGTTGAGTAATTCTAGAGGGAAAGGCGGCAGCGTCTCAGCAAGCGTAGGGCAGCTGGAGGGGTGGCTGCAGCATCGTGCACACCGGGAAGGGAGCCCAGATGGAGAGGTGGTTCTGGTGGGGTTGGGGAAAGGTAAAAGAGAGTTGAGTAGTCATTGTTTTCAGGAAGGCAATTCAGATAATCTGGGAGGGGGTGACATTGCTGAGGAGGCAGCTGAAAAGCTTTTCTAAAGCCCAGGTGTTGGACGGCTGAGCTCTCTCCATGCATGATCCCAGCAATGAGTCCAATTTCACGTCACCATTGTCCTCCCTTGGAATTTGATGTCACTGCTCATGGATAGGGAATGAGGTTTTCTGGAGGGGACACAGGTCTCCCCCGATGGTTCCCATGAGGATTTGTTTCCTGCAGGTTGTCCTGGGATCTGGGGCCAGAGCTACAGCATGAGAATCAGGTTTCGTGACAGAACCATCACGCATCCCCAGCTGGGACAGCGACTGGAGCTCGAGTGTGAGTCCAGCAAGGACAGCGGCGCATTCTGGGCCCACCAGGACAAGAGTCAGACACTTCACTTCATTGTCTACATTTCCTACCTGGCCCGGGTCACCTTCCAGGGATATAAACAGACATCCTCACGGTATGAGGCAACAAAAAATGGGAGATTCTACCGGCTGGCAGTGAAGTCTTTCATGTCACAGGATGAGGGCTACTATTTCTGCCTCATGAACAGCAACCAGATGCTGTTCTTCAGCCCTGGCCAGCCTGCCTTCTTTCCAGGTCAGAAACCTCTCCACCCAACCTTGCTTAGCTCTGCCAAAATGTCCAGCACCCCCTGCCCATGCCCTTTTTTATCCATTTCCATGCTTGCTTGCCCAAGGCAAACCACATTCTCCTGCCAGAAGCTGCCTGCTTGCTGTTTCTTCCCATGGTATCAGCCCTGCCCAAAGGCAAAGATGAGTGGGCAGACCCGacatcacctccccatccccacttCTCCATCTCATTCATGGCTCTGAAGGGATAAGATCAAAGCCACATCCACCTCCTCCCTCACCTTACACAAGTCCCAAAGGTCCTACCACCCTCAGGGTACTTGAGCTTTCTGAGAGTGGCAGCAGGAAGCAAGAACTAAGGAGCCTGTAACTCCTTATTGTGTCTTGGCAGAGCTTCCCTTGGGAACTCACCAGCCAAAATATACTCTGTGATGTTCCAGTGGAGTTGAGCCCTATACTGGCCACTGGAGGAGCAGTGCCCTAGCAAGGGTGGGAGAGAAAAGGGCAGGAGAGTGCTGTTTTATCTTACCTTCCCATATGATATATTCCTCCATTTCCCTTTATAGTCATCACCACAACAGCACCCACCATGGCAGCAGCCCCCACCACAGCAGCCCCCACCACACCGCGTGGCGTCACCGAAAACAACACCTGCGTGAAGACCCTGGAGCAAGGTagcccagctgcagggagggagaggggaggtgCTGGGCTCTGTTCCCC
The window above is part of the Phaenicophaeus curvirostris isolate KB17595 chromosome 4, BPBGC_Pcur_1.0, whole genome shotgun sequence genome. Proteins encoded here:
- the CD8A gene encoding T-cell surface glycoprotein CD8 alpha chain, giving the protein MVGSPVLLLLLALGLCCPGIRGQSYSMRIRFRDRTITHPQLGQRLELECESSKEDSGAFWVHLDKSQTLHFIVYISYLPRVTFQGNVQTSSRYEATKNGRFYQLAVKSFTSQDEGYYFCLMNSNQMLFFSPGQPAFFPVITTAAPTTPRGITENTNCVTTPEPDTISQKELTFFCDIFIWVPLAGLCLLLLIALVLTIALCQQTRRRRCRCKRPVHGKPYTKPTMPSRHI
- the LOC138720402 gene encoding T-cell surface glycoprotein CD8 alpha chain-like produces the protein MESIHAYLLSSGVYIADVQSDTARQVKQQRLFLLCHIVPKDGHPQEKMVGSPVLLLLLALGLCCPGIWGQSYSMRIRFRDRTITHPQLGQRLELECESSKDSGAFWAHQDKSQTLHFIVYISYLARVTFQGYKQTSSRYEATKNGRFYRLAVKSFMSQDEGYYFCLMNSNQMLFFSPGQPAFFPAPTTAAPTTPRGVTENNTCVKTLEQDNGKNKERVHACDIIWVPLAGSCLLLLSAIMVTAKLCRQKTHPSCALALPSDLQCC